Proteins encoded in a region of the Fundidesulfovibrio soli genome:
- a CDS encoding MBOAT family O-acyltransferase, with translation MQLLSLEFSFFFLGVLALAWTLRERNTAWRFMLLAASYVFYASFHLGFALLLFCVSAATWAATRLLARPGGSVLPLGPSRRAILAAYLTVVLGELCFFKYYGLASDLTGLLPELSLLMPVGISFFTFQGIGCVMDAYRDPDAPRWELMDVLLFMAFFPTVMSGPILRAKDFIPQLHAADPAWTDANQAFWLIAVGLFKKVALSSYLSEHVTRQLFSAPEGFSSLGALMGVLAYSAQIYLDFSGYSDLAQGLAGLLGLKVPDNFHSPYKARNLQEFWQGWHISLSTWLRDYLYIPLGGSRCSALRRDCNLLATMGLGGFWHGASLNFLAWGLLHGAGLVATHRLGARLKLPADGWQGRACDALKWAGTFGFVTLAWVFFAAPDFSTAVDVLGRIASLDREGAGPGLTLAVITLGVIAIQALRVDVLRACPAWLERLPAPAFAAALGLLAALIVRMGPDGMLPFIYFSF, from the coding sequence ATGCAGCTGCTTAGCCTGGAGTTCTCTTTCTTCTTCCTGGGCGTGCTGGCGCTCGCCTGGACCCTCCGGGAGCGCAACACGGCCTGGCGGTTCATGCTGCTGGCCGCTTCCTACGTATTCTACGCCTCCTTCCACCTCGGGTTCGCCCTGCTGCTCTTCTGCGTGAGCGCGGCCACCTGGGCGGCGACGCGCCTGCTGGCCCGGCCCGGCGGCTCCGTGCTGCCCCTGGGCCCCTCGCGCCGCGCCATCCTGGCGGCGTACCTGACCGTGGTCCTGGGCGAGCTGTGCTTCTTCAAATACTACGGCCTGGCCTCCGACCTCACGGGGCTGCTGCCGGAGCTCTCCCTGCTCATGCCGGTGGGCATCTCCTTCTTCACCTTCCAGGGCATCGGCTGCGTCATGGACGCCTACCGCGACCCGGACGCCCCCCGCTGGGAGCTCATGGACGTGCTGCTGTTCATGGCCTTCTTCCCCACGGTCATGTCCGGCCCGATCCTGCGCGCCAAGGACTTCATCCCCCAGTTGCACGCCGCCGACCCGGCCTGGACCGACGCCAACCAGGCCTTCTGGCTCATCGCGGTGGGCCTGTTCAAGAAGGTGGCGCTCTCCAGCTACCTCTCCGAGCACGTCACGCGCCAGCTCTTCAGCGCGCCCGAGGGTTTCTCCAGCCTGGGGGCGCTCATGGGCGTGCTGGCCTACAGCGCGCAGATCTACCTGGACTTCTCCGGCTACTCCGACCTGGCCCAGGGCCTGGCCGGGCTGCTGGGCCTCAAGGTGCCGGACAACTTCCACAGCCCCTACAAGGCCCGCAACCTGCAGGAGTTCTGGCAGGGCTGGCACATCAGCCTCTCCACCTGGCTCAGGGACTACCTCTACATCCCCCTTGGCGGCAGCCGCTGCTCCGCCCTCCGGCGGGATTGCAACCTGCTGGCCACCATGGGCCTGGGCGGGTTCTGGCACGGGGCCAGCCTGAACTTCCTGGCCTGGGGCCTGCTGCACGGCGCGGGCCTGGTCGCCACCCACCGCCTGGGCGCGCGGCTGAAGCTGCCTGCCGACGGCTGGCAGGGCAGGGCCTGCGACGCCCTCAAGTGGGCCGGCACCTTCGGCTTCGTCACCCTGGCCTGGGTGTTCTTCGCGGCCCCGGATTTCTCCACCGCCGTTGACGTGCTGGGGCGCATCGCCTCCCTGGACCGGGAGGGCGCCGGCCCCGGGCTGACCCTGGCCGTGATCACCTTGGGCGTGATAGCCATCCAGGCCCTGCGCGTCGATGTCCTGCGCGCCTGCCCGGCCTGGCTTGAGCGTCTGCCTGCTCCGGCCTTTGCGGCCGCGCTGGGCCTGCTGGCGGCGTTGATCGTTCGTATGGGACCGGACGGCATGCTGCCGTTCATATACTTCTCTTTCTAG
- a CDS encoding DUF459 domain-containing protein — protein sequence MKGGRITGIYALALALAVLVQFDRVESWLGSRFEQGLPGWAHELVLGVDALYQRTGLAAAGLELDCATAPLFGGTYKNTYRCAQPALADLDAQAPGGLQAEQACPPALAATQAEPAATANPAAPAPPARPKAAPKLRLPCDVLVVGDSLAIALAGSLERVFKRYDGLNMIPKGKVASGLQNPQYYDWEQALRQFLKEYSPGLVVVMMGANDAKYLSLDPQAPEPCAVADKRRGAYEARLARFLAVLEEKGVTSFWVGLPVMGDQDLSAKSHALNAIVAQACAGTAHSRFLDTWSLLADPGGNYAQHVVDGSGKRVKVREGDKIHFSAAGGDIIAKAFLTDVGSMIELKPKDSKEVAAAHQDQSRATP from the coding sequence ATGAAGGGTGGACGCATCACCGGAATATACGCCCTGGCCCTGGCCCTGGCCGTGCTCGTACAGTTCGACCGCGTGGAGAGCTGGCTCGGCTCCCGCTTCGAGCAGGGCCTGCCCGGGTGGGCGCACGAGCTCGTCCTGGGCGTGGACGCCCTGTACCAGCGCACGGGCCTCGCGGCCGCCGGGCTGGAGCTGGACTGCGCCACCGCCCCCCTGTTCGGCGGCACCTACAAGAACACCTACCGTTGCGCGCAGCCCGCGCTCGCCGATCTGGACGCCCAGGCGCCCGGCGGGCTCCAGGCCGAGCAGGCCTGCCCTCCCGCCCTGGCAGCGACGCAGGCCGAACCAGCCGCAACGGCGAACCCGGCGGCCCCGGCCCCCCCGGCCAGGCCCAAGGCCGCGCCCAAGCTGCGCCTGCCCTGCGACGTGCTGGTGGTGGGCGACTCCCTGGCAATCGCCCTTGCCGGCAGCCTGGAGCGCGTCTTCAAACGCTACGACGGCCTGAACATGATCCCCAAGGGCAAGGTGGCCAGCGGCCTGCAGAACCCCCAGTACTACGACTGGGAGCAGGCCCTGCGCCAGTTCCTCAAGGAGTACAGCCCGGGCCTGGTGGTGGTGATGATGGGCGCCAACGACGCCAAGTATTTGAGCCTCGATCCCCAGGCCCCCGAGCCCTGCGCCGTGGCGGACAAGCGGCGCGGCGCCTACGAGGCCCGGCTGGCCCGCTTCCTGGCCGTTCTGGAGGAGAAAGGCGTGACCAGCTTCTGGGTCGGGCTGCCCGTCATGGGCGACCAGGACCTATCCGCCAAGAGCCACGCCCTCAACGCCATCGTCGCGCAGGCATGCGCGGGCACCGCCCACTCCCGCTTCCTGGACACCTGGAGCCTGCTGGCCGACCCCGGGGGCAACTACGCCCAGCACGTGGTGGACGGCTCAGGCAAGCGGGTCAAGGTGCGCGAGGGGGACAAGATCCATTTCTCTGCCGCCGGAGGCGACATCATCGCCAAGGCCTTCCTGACGGATGTCGGCTCCATGATCGAGCTCAAGCCCAAGGACAGCAAGGAGGTGGCCGCCGCGCACCAGGATCAGTCCAGGGCCACCCCCTGA
- a CDS encoding DUF459 domain-containing protein encodes MALAVTGCAGLGGDGSAAHAGSDSKSKALAALDRPKLGPKGLFDPQAPKRRVQSLVVVGDSISISLGSELEKMVAEKPGLRFARLGKVSSGLARPDFFDWDRHMEDMARRHRPDAVVVMLGTNDNKHLRYPDGSQVTYRSPEWERGYAARVRRIIDICRAFNPDATVFWMGAPVTADDDLNRDLRHINALVRRTVSSQKDCYYVDTWNLFSAQDGGFAFSKPDVENGATLRARDGIHMTTAGAQALAGFCLGVMENRIYWEPSTPPKPQDQASQGKTGV; translated from the coding sequence ATGGCGCTGGCCGTTACCGGCTGCGCCGGGCTTGGTGGCGACGGAAGCGCCGCCCATGCCGGGAGCGACAGCAAATCCAAGGCACTGGCCGCCCTGGACCGGCCCAAGCTCGGTCCCAAGGGCCTTTTCGATCCGCAGGCGCCCAAGCGGCGCGTTCAGTCGCTCGTCGTCGTGGGGGACTCCATTTCCATCAGCCTCGGCTCCGAGCTGGAGAAGATGGTGGCCGAAAAGCCTGGCCTGCGCTTCGCGCGCCTGGGCAAGGTCTCCTCCGGATTGGCCCGCCCCGACTTCTTCGACTGGGATCGCCACATGGAGGACATGGCCCGCCGCCACCGGCCCGACGCGGTGGTGGTGATGCTCGGAACCAACGACAACAAGCACCTGCGCTACCCCGACGGCTCCCAGGTGACCTACCGCTCCCCTGAATGGGAGCGGGGCTACGCCGCCCGCGTGCGCCGCATCATCGATATCTGCCGCGCCTTCAACCCGGACGCCACGGTGTTCTGGATGGGCGCGCCCGTGACCGCGGACGACGACCTCAACCGCGACCTGCGCCACATCAACGCCCTGGTGCGCAGGACCGTCTCCTCCCAGAAGGATTGCTACTACGTGGACACCTGGAACCTGTTCTCCGCCCAGGACGGCGGGTTCGCCTTCTCCAAGCCCGATGTGGAGAACGGGGCCACCCTGCGCGCCCGCGACGGCATCCACATGACCACGGCCGGAGCCCAGGCCCTGGCCGGGTTCTGCCTCGGCGTGATGGAGAACAGGATCTACTGGGAGCCGTCCACCCCGCCCAAACCGCAGGACCAGGCCTCCCAGGGCAAGACCGGCGTCTGA
- a CDS encoding tetratricopeptide repeat protein → MSKSKQKAPASTPAANSVPAGMVRKQSAVLLCAIMLLAGVFMGWQGAIIVFNQETSAGRGGAQDHGQKPQGGMNAMMGGGQNPMMSGLMAQAKTMEDKVAKNPNDVKSWVELGNLYFDADLPERSVAAYEKALALDAGQPDVWTDMGVMLREMKKPQEALKAFQKAVSLQKNHEIARMNIGVVMLNDLGDKAGALAAWSELVAINPEAKMPDGRKVADAVKQLSK, encoded by the coding sequence ATGTCAAAGTCCAAGCAGAAGGCCCCGGCCTCCACCCCCGCCGCCAACTCCGTCCCCGCGGGCATGGTGCGCAAGCAGAGCGCCGTGCTGCTCTGCGCGATCATGCTCCTGGCGGGCGTGTTCATGGGCTGGCAGGGAGCGATCATCGTGTTCAACCAGGAGACTTCCGCCGGCCGGGGCGGGGCGCAGGATCACGGCCAGAAGCCCCAGGGCGGCATGAACGCCATGATGGGCGGGGGCCAGAATCCCATGATGAGCGGCCTGATGGCCCAGGCCAAGACCATGGAAGACAAGGTCGCCAAGAACCCCAATGACGTGAAATCCTGGGTGGAGCTGGGCAACCTCTACTTCGACGCGGACCTGCCGGAACGCTCCGTGGCCGCCTACGAGAAGGCCCTGGCCCTTGACGCCGGGCAGCCCGACGTCTGGACGGACATGGGCGTGATGCTGCGCGAGATGAAGAAGCCCCAGGAGGCCCTGAAGGCCTTCCAGAAGGCAGTCTCGCTGCAGAAGAACCACGAGATCGCCCGCATGAACATCGGCGTGGTGATGCTCAACGACCTGGGCGACAAGGCGGGGGCCCTCGCGGCCTGGAGCGAGCTTGTTGCCATCAACCCCGAGGCCAAGATGCCCGACGGGCGCAAGGTGGCTGACGCGGTGAAGCAGCTCTCCAAATAG
- a CDS encoding histone deacetylase: MLKARNSLGVVFFPAFDWAISPTHPERQERLLYTQDQLREEGLFDVAGIREYKPDLARVPDVDLAHFTFPDVEHVVTSSHLISAGGAMRAARLVMEREAERAFALVRPPGHHAMSVVHGTRGFCTINIEAVMVEYLRERYGVRRIAIVDTDCHHGDGTQDIYWHDPDVLFISMHQDGRTIYPGTGFPYELGGPTAMGATCNIPLLPGTGDQGFLHMLDHVIMPLLERFKPEIVINSAGQDNHFSDPITNMAFSAQGYAELTRRLGAQIAVLEGGYSIQGALPYVNLGICLAMAGVDTSNVREPDFDPERVKQEKRITEYTESLADQLLEYFTSPPALPKHGRVEGEWFVRDKEIHYDTDSIFERQLEKVRMCGECGGTVVIESRAGSDPVCLAVRIPVGACPECAKKGHEVFELGQRSRNYRRAMLVDRPGKSVKRVLI; encoded by the coding sequence ATGCTGAAAGCGCGCAACTCCCTGGGCGTGGTCTTCTTCCCGGCCTTCGACTGGGCCATCAGCCCCACGCACCCCGAGCGCCAGGAGCGTCTGCTCTACACGCAGGACCAGCTGCGCGAGGAGGGCCTCTTCGACGTGGCGGGCATCCGCGAATACAAGCCCGACTTGGCCCGCGTCCCCGACGTGGACCTGGCCCATTTCACCTTCCCGGACGTGGAGCACGTGGTCACCTCCTCGCACCTGATCAGCGCGGGCGGGGCCATGCGCGCGGCGCGGCTGGTCATGGAGCGCGAGGCCGAGCGCGCCTTCGCCCTGGTGCGCCCGCCGGGCCACCACGCCATGTCCGTGGTGCACGGCACGCGCGGCTTCTGCACCATCAACATCGAGGCCGTGATGGTGGAGTACCTGCGGGAGCGCTACGGCGTGCGCCGCATCGCCATCGTGGACACCGACTGCCACCACGGCGACGGCACCCAGGACATCTACTGGCACGACCCGGACGTGCTCTTCATCTCCATGCATCAGGACGGCCGCACCATCTACCCTGGCACCGGCTTCCCCTACGAGCTGGGCGGCCCCACGGCCATGGGCGCCACCTGCAACATCCCCCTGCTGCCCGGCACTGGTGACCAGGGCTTCCTGCACATGCTCGACCACGTGATCATGCCGCTTCTGGAGCGCTTCAAGCCCGAGATCGTCATCAACTCCGCCGGGCAGGACAACCACTTCTCAGACCCCATCACCAACATGGCCTTCTCCGCCCAGGGGTACGCCGAGCTGACCCGCCGCCTGGGCGCGCAGATCGCCGTGCTGGAGGGGGGCTACTCCATCCAGGGCGCGCTGCCCTACGTGAACCTGGGCATCTGCCTGGCCATGGCCGGGGTGGACACCTCCAACGTGCGCGAGCCCGACTTCGACCCCGAACGCGTCAAGCAGGAGAAGCGCATCACCGAGTACACCGAGTCCCTGGCGGACCAGCTGCTGGAGTACTTCACCTCGCCTCCCGCCCTGCCCAAGCACGGGCGCGTGGAGGGCGAGTGGTTCGTGCGCGACAAGGAGATCCACTACGACACGGACTCCATCTTCGAGCGCCAGCTGGAGAAGGTGCGCATGTGCGGGGAGTGCGGCGGCACGGTGGTCATCGAGAGCAGGGCCGGGTCCGACCCGGTGTGCCTGGCCGTGAGGATACCCGTGGGCGCCTGCCCCGAGTGCGCGAAGAAGGGCCACGAGGTGTTCGAGCTGGGCCAGCGCTCCAGGAACTACCGCCGCGCCATGCTGGTGGACAGGCCCGGCAAGAGCGTGAAGCGGGTGTTGATTTAA
- a CDS encoding hydantoinase/oxoprolinase family protein — protein sequence MLLGIDVGGTHTDAVLVGAEGLLAWAKAKTNRTDLLSSIREVLGRIVPEAGAGRISRLNLSTTLSTNAIVEGLVEPVGIFVASGPGIDPLAYSIGEHYRVIPGCTDHRGRITSHLDLAAAREHAGACRRAGVSVYACVGKFSPRNTDFEETLKEVVHPQADFVTLGHEFSGQLGFGRRVHTAAFNAAVWRVFNRFADAVQRCAVGLGMSARVNILKADGGTMPLSMSRMFPVESILSGPAASVMGIMAVCDIQEDSVILDIGGTTTDIALFADGAPLTSPEGAVISGRPTLVRALKTRSIGIGGDSAISVVDGQVRVGPRRLGPAMCEGGQTPTLTDALNVLGAADLGDTVASRRGLGELAAKHNTDGPTLAQDAALAAVTSIRAAVIDLTRSVNDRPVYTIYELLEGKRVTPKRVYVMGGPARAMSGLLAEVFPEEVFVPESYAVANAIGAALSRPTLSAELFADTQRGRMLIPGLDVEESVGGDYKLEQAEADAARHLRGYLEHLRIPDPDTLVETVEAQSFNMVEDDMLVGRSIRVKCQIRPGVLQGYRKAVGCRC from the coding sequence ATGCTGCTTGGTATCGACGTGGGGGGCACGCACACCGACGCGGTTCTTGTCGGTGCGGAGGGCCTGCTGGCCTGGGCCAAGGCCAAAACGAACCGCACCGATCTGCTTTCTTCGATCCGCGAGGTTCTGGGACGCATCGTGCCCGAAGCAGGGGCCGGGCGCATCAGCCGCTTGAACCTCTCCACCACCCTTTCCACCAACGCCATCGTCGAGGGCCTCGTCGAGCCCGTGGGCATTTTTGTGGCCTCCGGGCCGGGCATTGACCCGCTGGCCTACTCCATAGGCGAACACTACCGCGTCATACCCGGCTGCACCGACCACCGGGGCCGCATCACCTCCCACCTGGACCTGGCCGCGGCCCGCGAGCACGCGGGAGCCTGCCGCCGCGCCGGTGTGAGCGTCTACGCCTGCGTGGGCAAGTTCTCGCCCCGCAACACCGATTTCGAGGAGACCCTCAAGGAGGTGGTGCACCCCCAGGCGGACTTCGTCACCCTGGGGCACGAGTTCTCCGGCCAGCTGGGCTTCGGCCGCCGCGTGCACACCGCCGCCTTCAACGCCGCGGTCTGGCGCGTGTTCAACCGCTTCGCCGACGCCGTGCAGCGCTGCGCCGTGGGCCTGGGCATGAGCGCGCGGGTGAACATCCTCAAGGCCGACGGCGGCACCATGCCGCTCTCCATGTCGCGCATGTTCCCGGTGGAATCCATCCTCTCCGGCCCGGCCGCCTCGGTCATGGGCATCATGGCCGTGTGCGACATCCAGGAGGATTCGGTCATCCTGGATATCGGCGGCACCACCACCGACATCGCCCTCTTCGCCGACGGCGCGCCCCTGACCAGCCCCGAAGGCGCGGTGATCTCCGGGCGGCCCACCCTGGTGCGCGCCCTCAAGACCCGCTCCATAGGCATCGGCGGGGATTCGGCCATCAGCGTCGTGGACGGCCAGGTGCGCGTGGGCCCGCGCCGCCTTGGCCCGGCTATGTGCGAGGGCGGGCAGACACCCACGCTCACCGACGCTCTGAACGTGCTGGGCGCTGCCGACCTGGGCGACACCGTGGCCTCGCGCCGGGGCCTGGGGGAGCTGGCGGCCAAGCACAACACCGACGGCCCCACCCTGGCCCAGGACGCCGCCCTGGCTGCCGTGACCTCCATCCGCGCCGCCGTCATCGACCTGACCCGCTCCGTCAACGACCGCCCGGTCTACACCATTTACGAGCTGCTCGAAGGCAAGCGCGTCACGCCCAAGCGGGTCTACGTCATGGGCGGCCCGGCCCGGGCCATGTCCGGGCTGCTGGCCGAGGTCTTCCCCGAGGAGGTCTTCGTGCCGGAGAGCTACGCCGTGGCCAACGCCATCGGCGCGGCCCTCTCGCGCCCCACGCTCTCTGCCGAGCTCTTCGCGGACACCCAGCGGGGCCGGATGCTCATCCCCGGCCTGGACGTTGAGGAGTCCGTGGGCGGCGACTACAAGCTGGAGCAGGCCGAGGCCGACGCGGCCCGCCACCTGCGCGGCTACCTGGAGCATCTGCGCATCCCCGACCCCGACACCCTGGTGGAGACCGTGGAGGCCCAGAGCTTCAACATGGTCGAGGACGACATGCTCGTGGGCCGCAGCATCCGCGTCAAATGCCAGATCAGGCCTGGGGTGCTCCAGGGGTACCGCAAGGCGGTGGGCTGCCGATGCTGA
- a CDS encoding NupC/NupG family nucleoside CNT transporter, which yields MLHSLLGLFVLILTGWLLSSSRRTVPWRMLLGGVALQFAIAGLMLKVPPFSGLFMALNKVVLGMEEATRAGTSFVFGYLGGGPVPFPEPKPGQSFILAFQALPLVIVIGALTSLLFYWRILPYVVRGFSWVLAKTMGLGGALGVAAGGTIFLGMIEAPLLIKPYLTRLTPSEMFALMATGLSCIAGTMLMLYAAVLGPVIPDALGHILTASVIHAPAALAMAALMLPESNQPTLGREIPPSPATGSMDAVARGTWDGLQLYLNILAMLIVFLALVRIVNLGLGFAPDLWGAPLTLQRILGWVMSPVAWLIGVPWAEAQTAGSLLGTKIVLNEFIAFIDMASLPADALCPRSRLILAYAMCSFANLGSVGIIIGGLGALCPERRAEIANMGLKALAAGALASLMTGAVVGVLFP from the coding sequence ATGCTTCACAGCCTCCTCGGCCTGTTCGTCCTCATCCTCACGGGCTGGCTCCTCAGCTCCAGCCGCCGCACCGTGCCCTGGCGGATGCTCCTGGGCGGGGTGGCGCTGCAGTTCGCCATCGCCGGGCTCATGCTCAAGGTTCCCCCCTTCTCCGGGCTCTTCATGGCCCTGAACAAGGTGGTCCTGGGCATGGAGGAGGCCACCCGCGCGGGCACCAGCTTCGTCTTCGGCTACCTGGGCGGCGGCCCGGTGCCCTTCCCCGAGCCCAAGCCCGGGCAGAGCTTCATCCTGGCCTTCCAGGCGCTGCCCCTGGTGATCGTCATCGGCGCGCTGACCTCGCTGCTCTTCTACTGGCGCATCCTGCCCTACGTGGTGCGCGGCTTCTCCTGGGTCCTGGCCAAGACCATGGGCCTGGGCGGCGCGCTTGGCGTGGCCGCTGGCGGCACCATCTTCCTGGGCATGATCGAGGCCCCGCTGCTCATCAAGCCCTACCTGACCCGCCTGACGCCCAGCGAAATGTTCGCCCTGATGGCCACGGGCCTCTCCTGCATCGCGGGCACCATGCTCATGCTCTACGCGGCGGTTCTCGGGCCTGTGATCCCCGACGCCCTGGGGCACATCCTCACCGCCTCGGTGATCCACGCCCCGGCGGCCCTGGCCATGGCCGCGCTGATGCTGCCCGAATCGAACCAGCCCACCCTGGGCCGCGAGATCCCCCCCTCCCCCGCCACCGGCTCCATGGACGCCGTGGCGCGCGGCACCTGGGACGGGCTGCAGCTCTACCTGAACATCCTGGCCATGCTCATCGTGTTCCTGGCCCTGGTGAGAATCGTCAACCTGGGCCTTGGCTTCGCGCCTGACCTCTGGGGCGCGCCCCTGACCCTGCAGCGCATCCTTGGCTGGGTCATGTCGCCGGTGGCCTGGCTCATCGGCGTGCCCTGGGCCGAGGCCCAGACAGCCGGGAGCCTGCTGGGCACCAAGATCGTGCTCAACGAGTTCATCGCCTTCATCGACATGGCCAGCCTGCCCGCGGACGCGCTCTGCCCCCGCTCGCGGCTGATCCTGGCCTACGCCATGTGCAGCTTCGCCAACCTGGGCAGCGTGGGCATCATCATCGGCGGGCTGGGCGCGCTCTGCCCGGAGCGCCGCGCCGAGATCGCCAACATGGGCCTCAAGGCCCTGGCCGCCGGGGCGCTGGCCTCGCTCATGACCGGCGCCGTGGTGGGCGTGCTTTTCCCCTGA
- the gatA gene encoding Asp-tRNA(Asn)/Glu-tRNA(Gln) amidotransferase subunit GatA yields MSDILSLSLSGLRAKLADGSVSATEAVSSCLERIADTEPAIEALLTVTGEEALNQAQAMDAAGPDASKPLWGVPVVVKDAICTKGVATTCASRILENFVPFYDATCVARLKEAGAILLGKANMDEFAMGSSTENSAFQKTRNPWNLDKVPGGSSGGSGATVAAGQCFAALGTDTGGSIRLPASFCGVTGIKPTYGRISRYGVVAYGSSLDQVGPLARTAEDCAVMLQVMSGHDAKDSTSAPREVPDFVAQTAARKDLKGLRLGLPEEYWGEGLTEEVRACCDQAVEAAKGLGAVVVPVKLPHTKYAIATYYIVAMAEASSNLARFDGVRYGFRHPEAKDLRDLYEMSRSEGFGEEVQRRIVLGTYVLSAGYYDAYYRKAAQVRRLIRQDFLDAFQACDVIVGPTSPFTAFGLGEKADDPLQMYLADIFTISLNLSGLPGLSMPVGLGKESGLPVGLQMFGKAWDEGTILGAANALSDALPQVGMPKI; encoded by the coding sequence ATGTCCGACATACTCTCGCTCTCCCTGTCCGGGCTGCGCGCCAAACTGGCCGACGGCTCGGTGAGCGCCACCGAGGCCGTCTCCTCCTGCCTGGAGCGCATCGCCGACACCGAACCCGCCATCGAGGCCCTGCTCACCGTCACGGGCGAGGAGGCCCTCAACCAGGCCCAGGCCATGGACGCCGCCGGGCCGGACGCCTCCAAGCCGCTGTGGGGCGTGCCCGTGGTGGTCAAGGACGCCATCTGCACCAAGGGCGTGGCCACCACCTGCGCCTCGCGCATCCTGGAAAATTTCGTGCCCTTCTACGACGCCACCTGCGTGGCGCGCCTCAAGGAGGCCGGGGCCATCCTGCTGGGCAAGGCCAACATGGACGAGTTCGCCATGGGCTCCTCCACGGAGAACTCCGCCTTCCAGAAGACGCGCAACCCCTGGAACCTGGACAAGGTCCCGGGCGGCTCCAGCGGCGGCTCCGGGGCCACCGTGGCCGCCGGGCAGTGCTTCGCGGCCCTGGGCACGGATACGGGCGGCTCCATCCGCCTGCCCGCCTCCTTCTGCGGCGTCACGGGCATCAAGCCCACCTACGGCCGCATCTCGCGCTACGGCGTGGTGGCCTACGGCTCCAGCCTGGACCAGGTCGGCCCGCTGGCCCGCACCGCCGAGGACTGCGCCGTCATGCTGCAGGTGATGTCCGGCCACGACGCCAAGGACTCCACCTCCGCCCCGCGCGAGGTGCCGGACTTCGTGGCCCAGACCGCCGCCCGCAAGGATTTGAAGGGCCTGCGCCTGGGCCTGCCCGAGGAGTACTGGGGCGAGGGCCTCACCGAAGAGGTGCGCGCCTGCTGCGACCAGGCCGTGGAGGCCGCCAAGGGGCTGGGGGCGGTGGTCGTGCCCGTGAAGCTGCCCCACACCAAATACGCCATCGCCACCTACTACATAGTGGCCATGGCCGAGGCCAGCTCCAACCTGGCGCGCTTCGACGGCGTGCGCTACGGCTTCCGCCACCCCGAGGCCAAGGACTTGCGCGACCTGTACGAGATGTCGCGCTCCGAGGGCTTCGGCGAGGAGGTGCAGCGCCGCATCGTGCTGGGCACCTACGTGCTCTCGGCGGGCTATTACGACGCCTACTACCGCAAGGCCGCCCAGGTGCGCCGCCTGATCCGCCAGGACTTCCTGGACGCCTTCCAGGCCTGCGACGTGATCGTGGGGCCCACCTCGCCCTTCACCGCTTTTGGATTAGGGGAGAAGGCGGACGACCCGCTGCAGATGTACCTGGCCGACATCTTTACGATCTCCCTGAACCTGTCGGGGCTGCCGGGCCTGTCCATGCCCGTGGGCCTGGGCAAGGAAAGCGGCCTGCCCGTGGGCTTGCAGATGTTCGGCAAGGCCTGGGACGAAGGGACGATTCTGGGGGCGGCCAATGCCCTGAGCGACGCGCTGCCTCAGGTGGGGATGCCGAAAATCTAA
- the gatC gene encoding Asp-tRNA(Asn)/Glu-tRNA(Gln) amidotransferase subunit GatC yields MKFTPQQAAKVAALARLRLPEEKLERIAGQIGDILSYMETLESCDTAGVEPLYSPVEHPTPLRADVAEKTFQRSDILSGAPETDGTYFIVPKIVAG; encoded by the coding sequence ATGAAATTCACGCCCCAACAGGCCGCCAAGGTGGCCGCGCTGGCCCGCCTGCGCCTGCCGGAAGAGAAGCTGGAACGCATCGCCGGGCAGATCGGCGACATCCTCTCGTATATGGAAACCCTCGAGTCCTGCGACACCGCCGGGGTGGAGCCGCTCTACAGCCCCGTGGAGCATCCCACGCCCCTGCGCGCCGACGTGGCCGAAAAGACCTTCCAGCGTTCGGACATCCTCTCCGGCGCCCCAGAAACCGACGGGACGTACTTCATCGTGCCCAAGATCGTCGCCGGATAA